A DNA window from Eretmochelys imbricata isolate rEreImb1 chromosome 3, rEreImb1.hap1, whole genome shotgun sequence contains the following coding sequences:
- the TPBG gene encoding trophoblast glycoprotein, producing MAGRARRGAAAPAPGAERRAALGLLLQVLLGWGSAQQPGSCPAPCECSEAARTVKCVNRNLTAVPRDLPPYARLLFLTGNRLASLPPGAFLSPPLPQLSLLNLSGSHLQQVEAGAFASLPSLRQLDLSGNALAKLSPEAFGNASSPLEELNLSNSLHSQSVVPALAELLGWGVLGNLSRLELADNRLIALPAGMFSCLPSLQHLDLRNNSLMSLQAVAFLSLAQLQSLDLSHNSLKCLRNATISQLHSLPALHRISLGHNTWVCDCCLEHFVSWLRESDQVEGKEALKCSYPDKMRDKPLVKTNSSDLDCSVPVDIQSQLQTSYVFLGIVLALIGAIFLLVLYLNRKGIKKWMYNIRDACRDHMEGYHYRYEMNADPRLTNLSSSSDV from the coding sequence ATGGCGGGGCGCGCTCGGCGGGGCGCTGCGGCCCCTGCCCCGGGCGCGGAGAGGCGGGCGgcgctggggctgctgctgcaggtgctgctgggctggggctcgGCTCAGCAGCCCGGCTCCTGCCCCGCGCCCTGCGAGTGCTCCGAGGCGGCCCGGACGGTGAAGTGCGTGAACAGGAACCTGACGGCGGTGCCCCGGGACCTGCCGCCCTACGCGCGGCTCCTCTTCCTCACGGGCAACCGGCTCGCCAGCCTCCCGCCCGGCGCCTTCCTTTCGCCCCCCCTGCCGCAGCTCAGCCTCCTCAACCTGAGCGGCAGCCACCTGCAGCAGGTGGAGGCGGGCGCCTTCGCCAGCCTGCCCAGCCTAAGGCAGCTGGACCTGAGCGGCAACGCCCTGGCCAAGCTGAGTCCCGAGGCCTTCGGCAACGCCAGCAGCCCCCTGGAGGAGCTGAACCTCAGCAACTCCCTCCACAGCCAGAGCGTGGTGCCCGCCCTGGCcgagctgctgggctggggggtgctgggtaACTTGAGCCGCCTGGAGCTGGCGGACAACAGGCTGATCGCCCTGCCTGCGGGCATGttctcctgcctgcccagcctgCAGCACCTAGACCTGCGGAACAACTCCCTGATGAGCTTGCAGGCCGTGGCCTTCCTCAGCCTGGCCCAGCTTCAGAGCCTTGACCTCAGCCACAACTCCCTGAAGTGCCTGAGGAACGCCACCATCTCCCAGCTCCACAGCctacccgcgctccaccggatcaGCCTGGGCCACAACACCTGGGTCTGCGACTGCTGCCTCGAGCACTTTGTGAGCTGGCTCAGGGAGAGCGACCAGGTGGAAGGGAAAGAGGCCTTGAAGTGCTCTTATCCTGACAAGATGCGGGACAAACCCCTGGTGAAGACCAACAGCTCAGACCTGGACTGTTCTGTGCCTGTAGACATCCAGTCCCAATTGCAAACATCCTATGTCTTCTTAGGGATAGTGCTGGCTCTCATTGGAGCCATTTTTCTCCTGGTTTTGTATTTGAACCGAAAAGGAATCAAAAAGTGGATGTACAATATCAGAGATGCATGTAGGGATCACATGGAGGGATATCACTACAGATACGAGATGAACGCAGACCCCAGGTTAACAAACCTCAGCTCTAGTTCTGATGTATGA